A part of Marinomonas rhizomae genomic DNA contains:
- a CDS encoding secondary thiamine-phosphate synthase enzyme YjbQ, whose product MWQQAEVQLPAVRRGFHLITDQVEEALSKLSPVSIGLLHVQLLHTSASLTINENADPSVRRDMERHFSHMVPEDQPYYEHIYEGSDDMPAHIKASMLGSSLTIPIRDKRLCLGIWQGIYLGEHRDHGGARRMVLTLQGE is encoded by the coding sequence ATGTGGCAGCAAGCTGAAGTTCAATTGCCAGCGGTGCGTCGAGGCTTTCATTTGATTACCGATCAGGTAGAAGAGGCTTTGTCTAAATTATCGCCTGTGTCGATAGGATTGTTGCATGTTCAATTGCTTCATACTTCGGCGTCTTTGACGATCAACGAGAATGCCGATCCTTCGGTCCGCCGAGATATGGAGCGCCATTTTTCTCATATGGTGCCGGAAGATCAACCCTATTATGAACACATTTACGAAGGCAGTGATGACATGCCTGCGCATATTAAAGCCAGCATGTTGGGATCGTCCTTGACGATTCCGATTCGGGATAAGCGCTTGTGCTTAGGGATTTGGCAAGGTATTTATTTAGGTGAGCACCGAGATCATGGCGGTGCGAGGCGGATGGTATTAACGCTGCAAGGTGAGTAA
- a CDS encoding thymidylate synthase codes for MKQYLDLCNRIVNEGEWVKNERTGKRCLTVINADLTYDVSKGEFPLVTTRKSYWKSAIAEIIGYLRGYDNAADFRALGTKTWDANANENDVWLNNPYRKGEDDMGLCYGAIGRNFPKPDGGHIDLLKQIVDDLSRGVDNRGEILTFYHPGAFHMACLRPCMYSHHFSLLGDTLYLNSTQRSCDVPLGLNFNMVQVYVLLAIVAQITGKKPGKAFHKIVNAHIYEDQLELMRDVQLKREPYPLPTLKINPEIKSLKDIETWVTMDDFEIEGYQFHEPIAYPFSV; via the coding sequence ATGAAACAGTATTTGGATCTTTGCAACCGCATTGTCAACGAAGGTGAATGGGTCAAGAACGAGCGAACAGGCAAACGTTGTCTAACCGTTATAAATGCCGACCTAACCTATGATGTCAGCAAAGGCGAATTCCCTCTGGTTACCACACGCAAAAGTTACTGGAAGTCTGCTATTGCCGAAATCATCGGTTATTTAAGAGGCTACGACAACGCAGCGGACTTTCGGGCGCTGGGCACCAAAACTTGGGATGCCAATGCCAACGAAAACGACGTTTGGCTAAACAACCCTTATCGTAAAGGCGAAGATGATATGGGGCTTTGCTACGGCGCCATTGGCCGTAACTTCCCTAAGCCAGACGGCGGTCATATCGACCTATTAAAGCAAATTGTTGATGATCTAAGTCGTGGTGTGGATAACCGTGGGGAAATCCTCACATTTTATCACCCCGGCGCGTTTCACATGGCGTGTCTTCGCCCTTGCATGTACAGCCATCACTTTTCGTTGCTTGGTGATACGCTTTATCTAAACAGCACTCAGCGCAGCTGTGATGTGCCGCTCGGGCTGAACTTCAACATGGTTCAAGTATATGTATTACTTGCCATCGTTGCGCAAATCACTGGCAAAAAACCAGGTAAAGCCTTTCATAAAATAGTAAACGCTCACATCTATGAAGATCAGCTAGAATTAATGCGTGACGTACAACTAAAGCGCGAGCCTTACCCTCTGCCAACATTAAAAATCAACCCAGAAATCAAGTCCCTAAAAGACATAGAAACTTGGGTCACCATGGACGACTTTGAAATCGAAGGCTATCAATTCCACGAGCCTATCGCCTACCCTTTCTCAGTGTAA
- the ilvD gene encoding dihydroxy-acid dehydratase: MPVYRSKTTTSGRNMAGARALWRATGMTDDDFQKPIIAVVNSFTQFVPGHVHLKDMGQLVAREIEAAGGVAKEFNTIAVDDGIAMGHDGMLYSLPSRDLIADSVEYMVNAHCADAMVCISNCDKITPGMLMAAMRINIPVIFVSGGPMEAGKTKLSENKLDLVDAMVIAADPTATDEKVAEYERSACPTCGSCSGMFTANSMNCLTEALGLSLPGNGTTLATHSDRRRLFLDAGRRIVDITKRFYENDEANWTPRSIASFEAFENAMTLDIAMGGSTNTILHLLAIAREAGVEFTMEDIDRLSRKVPQLCKVAPNSPKYHVEDVHRAGGIFALLGELDRAGILHNQCHTVHSKTMLEALETWDIMRSPTPEIVEFYKAGPAGIPTQTAFSQSTRWPSLDGDRAEGCIRSIENAFSLEGGLAVLYGNIAADGCVVKSAGVDESILVFEGRAHVTESQDEAVKNILDDKVEAGDIVIVRYEGPKGGPGMQEMLYPTSYIKSKGLGKACALLTDGRFSGGTSGLSIGHVSPEAAAGGAIGLVENGDRILIDIPNRSINVLLSDEELAHRRAAMEAKGANAWKPVEERPRKVSPALKVYAHFATSADKGAVRDISQID, translated from the coding sequence ATGCCAGTATATCGCTCCAAAACAACTACATCGGGCCGTAATATGGCCGGAGCTCGTGCGCTATGGCGTGCAACCGGAATGACAGACGATGATTTTCAAAAGCCAATCATCGCCGTGGTCAACTCTTTCACTCAATTTGTACCAGGTCATGTTCATCTCAAAGACATGGGGCAACTGGTTGCTCGTGAAATTGAAGCCGCTGGCGGTGTAGCAAAGGAATTTAACACTATCGCTGTCGACGATGGTATCGCCATGGGTCATGACGGCATGCTTTATAGCCTTCCATCCCGTGATTTGATCGCAGACTCTGTTGAATACATGGTTAATGCTCATTGCGCCGATGCTATGGTGTGTATTTCAAACTGCGACAAAATCACACCTGGAATGTTAATGGCCGCTATGCGTATTAACATTCCGGTTATTTTTGTGTCTGGCGGCCCAATGGAAGCGGGTAAAACCAAGCTGTCTGAGAACAAGCTTGACCTAGTCGATGCTATGGTTATTGCTGCAGACCCAACGGCAACAGATGAAAAAGTCGCCGAATACGAACGTTCTGCGTGCCCTACATGTGGTTCTTGTTCTGGTATGTTTACAGCCAACTCCATGAACTGCTTAACCGAAGCACTTGGTCTAAGTTTACCGGGCAACGGCACGACACTAGCGACTCACTCAGATCGTCGCCGTTTGTTTCTAGATGCAGGTCGTCGCATTGTAGACATAACTAAACGTTTCTACGAAAACGATGAAGCAAACTGGACGCCACGCTCTATTGCAAGCTTCGAAGCCTTTGAAAATGCCATGACGCTAGACATCGCTATGGGTGGATCAACCAACACTATCTTGCATTTATTGGCGATTGCCCGTGAAGCTGGTGTTGAATTCACTATGGAAGACATCGACCGCTTGTCTCGTAAAGTGCCTCAGCTTTGTAAAGTAGCACCGAACTCACCGAAGTACCACGTTGAAGATGTACACCGTGCAGGTGGTATCTTTGCTTTGCTAGGTGAGCTTGATCGCGCAGGCATTTTACACAACCAATGTCACACAGTGCACTCGAAAACCATGCTAGAAGCATTAGAAACATGGGATATTATGCGCTCACCGACTCCTGAGATTGTCGAGTTTTACAAAGCAGGACCTGCTGGCATCCCAACGCAGACAGCCTTCAGCCAATCCACTCGCTGGCCTTCTCTAGATGGTGATCGTGCAGAAGGTTGCATTCGTTCTATCGAAAATGCTTTTTCCCTCGAAGGCGGCTTAGCCGTACTTTATGGCAACATCGCTGCGGATGGCTGTGTTGTAAAAAGTGCCGGTGTAGACGAATCGATTCTTGTGTTTGAAGGCCGTGCTCACGTAACGGAATCTCAAGACGAAGCGGTTAAGAACATTCTTGATGATAAAGTAGAAGCTGGTGACATTGTCATCGTTCGCTACGAAGGCCCTAAAGGCGGCCCAGGCATGCAAGAAATGCTTTACCCAACGTCTTACATCAAATCAAAAGGCCTTGGCAAAGCCTGTGCCCTACTTACAGATGGTCGTTTCTCTGGTGGTACATCTGGCCTGTCTATCGGACACGTTTCTCCTGAAGCGGCTGCCGGCGGCGCCATCGGTCTAGTTGAAAATGGTGACCGTATTTTGATCGACATTCCAAACCGTTCGATCAACGTATTGCTATCCGACGAAGAGTTGGCCCACCGTCGTGCCGCCATGGAAGCAAAAGGCGCAAACGCTTGGAAACCTGTTGAAGAGCGTCCTCGTAAAGTATCTCCAGCACTCAAAGTGTATGCACACTTTGCAACCAGTGCAGACAAAGGAGCGGTACGCGATATTAGTCAAATCGACTAA
- the fdxA gene encoding ferredoxin FdxA: protein MAFIVTDNCIRCKYTDCVEVCPVDCFYEGPNFLAINPDECIDCALCEPECPANAIFSEDELPEDQEVFVELNRDLSLIWPNIAEKKDALPDAAQWDGVEDKLEHLER, encoded by the coding sequence ATGGCTTTCATCGTTACCGATAACTGCATTCGCTGCAAATACACTGACTGTGTTGAAGTTTGTCCTGTGGACTGCTTCTATGAAGGCCCTAATTTTTTGGCGATTAACCCTGACGAGTGTATCGACTGCGCATTGTGTGAACCTGAATGTCCAGCTAATGCCATCTTCTCGGAAGATGAATTGCCTGAAGATCAAGAAGTATTCGTCGAATTGAACCGCGATCTGTCTTTGATCTGGCCAAACATTGCTGAGAAAAAAGACGCTCTTCCTGATGCTGCGCAATGGGATGGTGTTGAAGATAAATTAGAGCACTTAGAGCGTTAA
- a CDS encoding 23S rRNA (adenine(2030)-N(6))-methyltransferase RlmJ, with amino-acid sequence MLSYRHIYHAGNHADILKHLTVSQICRHFIKKDAPFFYLDTHAGIGQYSLNSEQAQKNKEFHSGIARLLTEDNLPEPLEDLLDIVRDMNPTDKLEFYPGSPKIVDYYVRQKDKLHLCELHPNDYPILAALFPNKRKANVVKDNGFAAVKAMLPPPQKRGFVLMDPPYEVKKDYQYVVQALEDGHKRFPQGTYAIWYPVLNRQQANELLKSVKATNIRNVLLLELCIRNTEQERGMAGSGMIIVNPPWTLEKEAKEFLPVLSKLLAEDNDADYQVTWITPE; translated from the coding sequence ATGCTCAGCTATCGCCATATTTATCATGCAGGCAACCACGCTGATATTTTAAAACATTTGACGGTCAGTCAAATATGTCGCCATTTCATAAAAAAAGACGCGCCCTTTTTCTATTTGGATACACACGCTGGCATTGGTCAATATTCCCTAAACTCTGAACAAGCGCAAAAGAACAAAGAATTTCACTCAGGTATCGCACGATTGTTAACTGAAGATAACCTTCCAGAGCCATTGGAAGATTTATTAGACATCGTCCGTGATATGAACCCAACGGATAAGTTGGAGTTTTACCCTGGCAGCCCAAAAATTGTCGATTATTACGTTCGCCAAAAAGACAAACTACACTTATGTGAGCTGCATCCAAACGATTACCCAATTTTAGCGGCGCTGTTTCCAAATAAGCGTAAAGCCAATGTTGTTAAAGACAATGGCTTCGCAGCAGTTAAAGCCATGTTACCACCACCGCAAAAGCGTGGATTCGTTCTAATGGACCCGCCTTATGAGGTGAAGAAAGACTACCAATACGTGGTTCAAGCATTGGAAGACGGTCACAAGCGCTTCCCTCAAGGCACTTATGCTATTTGGTATCCGGTATTAAATCGTCAGCAAGCTAACGAATTATTGAAATCGGTTAAAGCCACCAATATTCGCAATGTACTTTTGCTGGAACTTTGCATAAGAAATACAGAACAAGAGCGCGGCATGGCTGGAAGCGGTATGATTATCGTCAACCCACCTTGGACTCTAGAAAAAGAAGCCAAGGAATTTTTGCCGGTTCTGAGCAAACTGCTCGCAGAAGATAATGATGCGGATTACCAAGTCACTTGGATCACCCCAGAATAA
- a CDS encoding EAL and HDOD domain-containing protein, which yields MAENLLSAHSNVTLARQPIVDSRLAVMGYELLYRKNTVAAQADVIDEVAATAQVIAASLFELGMETLVGTNKAFINFPRAYLLSPSGMPINKENIVIEVLENSGFDAVLLSSLRRWVKAGCSIALDDFIFDSKLTPFIELADYIKLDILALGHDELHKEVEALRGFDVKIIAEKVETWEDYQFCRLLGIEYFQGYFFEKPELMSSKATKVNSTTLLQLMSSLLNTSVLSIDELEQIVSQDAGLVHKLLRYLNSPITGLVASVDSVRLAIMLIGVEKLKSLTNLLLMSEMVGDRHVLLEQIMIRAKHAELFAQSRGYNNQDKYFLAGMLSMIDVCTGMKLDEVLGELPLPSEFINAIVHRSGRVGNTLDLVELYGNGHTIKNSQDLVDLKKTYLDAIRWADEFLLAV from the coding sequence ATGGCCGAAAACTTACTGTCAGCCCACTCTAACGTTACATTGGCAAGGCAACCAATAGTAGATAGTCGCCTTGCTGTAATGGGGTATGAACTTCTTTATCGCAAGAATACTGTCGCAGCACAGGCAGACGTCATTGATGAGGTTGCTGCCACCGCTCAGGTGATTGCGGCCAGTCTTTTTGAGCTCGGTATGGAAACCCTTGTGGGTACTAATAAAGCATTTATTAATTTTCCTCGCGCTTACTTGTTAAGCCCTAGCGGCATGCCAATCAACAAAGAAAATATCGTGATTGAAGTATTGGAAAACTCAGGCTTTGATGCGGTTTTATTGTCATCATTACGCCGTTGGGTAAAAGCAGGTTGTTCGATAGCATTAGACGATTTTATTTTTGATAGTAAATTAACGCCTTTTATAGAGCTCGCTGACTACATAAAGTTGGATATATTGGCTTTAGGTCATGATGAGCTTCATAAAGAAGTTGAAGCACTAAGAGGCTTTGACGTAAAAATTATTGCTGAGAAAGTGGAAACGTGGGAAGACTATCAGTTCTGTCGCTTGTTAGGCATAGAATATTTTCAGGGTTATTTTTTTGAAAAGCCTGAGCTGATGTCGAGTAAAGCGACCAAAGTGAATAGCACGACGCTGCTTCAACTGATGTCCTCGCTGTTAAATACCTCCGTTTTAAGCATTGATGAATTGGAACAGATAGTTAGCCAAGATGCGGGGCTGGTGCATAAACTACTACGTTATTTAAACTCTCCTATAACAGGCTTAGTCGCTTCTGTAGATTCTGTTCGTTTGGCGATTATGCTGATAGGTGTGGAAAAACTTAAATCATTAACTAACTTATTGTTAATGTCTGAAATGGTGGGCGATCGCCATGTGTTGTTAGAGCAAATAATGATTCGCGCGAAACATGCGGAATTGTTTGCCCAAAGCCGAGGGTATAATAATCAAGACAAATATTTTTTAGCCGGAATGTTGTCTATGATCGATGTCTGCACGGGTATGAAATTAGACGAGGTGCTCGGTGAGTTACCTTTACCCAGTGAATTTATTAATGCGATAGTACATCGATCTGGAAGAGTGGGTAATACGCTTGATCTAGTCGAGCTTTATGGTAATGGCCATACCATCAAGAATTCTCAAGATTTAGTGGATTTAAAAAAGACCTATTTAGATGCGATCAGATGGGCCGACGAATTTCTACTTGCCGTGTGA
- the folA gene encoding type 3 dihydrofolate reductase: protein MLSLIVAMSTNRTIGINNSLPWHLPNDLKYFKQATIGKPIVMGRKTFESIGKPLPGRRNIVISRDPAYQAEGIDVVTTLEDAISLGEDICLVNGQEEVMVIGGAQIYQLALERADRLYITHVDAEVKGDAFFPEVEWPSFTLIGEEAFAAEGPNPYDYRFSVYQRTSAE from the coding sequence ATGTTGTCACTTATTGTCGCTATGTCTACGAACCGAACGATCGGTATTAATAACTCTTTGCCTTGGCATTTGCCAAATGACCTTAAATACTTCAAGCAAGCGACGATCGGTAAGCCCATTGTCATGGGGCGTAAGACCTTTGAATCGATTGGTAAGCCGCTACCAGGACGTCGTAATATTGTTATTAGTCGCGACCCCGCTTATCAAGCAGAAGGGATTGATGTGGTAACAACGCTGGAAGATGCCATTTCCCTTGGTGAAGATATTTGCTTGGTCAATGGCCAAGAAGAAGTCATGGTGATTGGCGGTGCACAAATTTATCAATTAGCGCTTGAGCGCGCAGATCGTTTATACATTACGCATGTGGATGCTGAAGTAAAAGGCGATGCGTTTTTCCCAGAAGTAGAATGGCCTTCGTTTACTCTAATAGGTGAGGAAGCGTTTGCCGCTGAAGGACCAAACCCATACGACTACCGTTTTTCTGTTTACCAAAGAACCAGCGCAGAGTAA
- a CDS encoding sensor domain-containing diguanylate cyclase, producing the protein MNTAFELAFKYMPTPAFIIESSSGKLLSCNRNFEVLFENFNATPSDTWESLCEDAVCAEDWQTLQNKIKTGNIERCESVIRVGDKLVNMQLEMRHLGETVLACVYNTDHMDLSAAENTLLKFALTESSAGLWIWETGSDLVSCSKSIATLLNYPLDQTPRSTSEWHALVHPDDVKRLATVVNEHVALNQDYYEVEYRILTGDQHYLWVKERGRSYTKGPDGSIKKIIGFMVDISPQKALEEHLRNQATFDELTGLLTRGAALTHFKKQLGLAKRQYTPLTMAKINLDANERLSKLPMEARNIAIQTSARYIYKKIREADVLARVEPDKLLLLLPNTSVKDAKTLLKHIINPTEDEKSVLFEGNSDPLDFCVGIAAFPEDGETIEELALSANQAVENGQASCKQIVVN; encoded by the coding sequence ATGAACACCGCTTTCGAACTCGCGTTTAAGTACATGCCAACGCCTGCTTTTATAATAGAAAGCAGCTCTGGTAAACTATTATCGTGCAACCGCAACTTTGAAGTTTTATTTGAAAATTTTAATGCGACACCATCCGATACATGGGAATCCCTTTGTGAAGATGCTGTCTGCGCAGAAGATTGGCAAACACTCCAAAACAAAATTAAAACTGGCAATATTGAACGCTGCGAGAGCGTGATTCGTGTTGGTGACAAGCTCGTCAATATGCAACTGGAAATGCGCCATCTTGGCGAAACAGTGCTCGCTTGTGTTTACAATACAGATCACATGGATCTTTCTGCGGCTGAAAACACTCTGCTAAAATTCGCATTAACCGAATCATCTGCAGGGTTGTGGATCTGGGAAACAGGGTCAGATTTAGTCTCCTGTTCAAAGTCCATTGCAACATTATTAAATTATCCACTCGATCAAACACCACGCTCAACATCGGAATGGCACGCCCTCGTTCATCCTGATGACGTGAAAAGACTGGCGACTGTAGTCAATGAGCACGTGGCTCTTAACCAAGATTATTATGAAGTGGAATACCGTATTTTGACTGGAGATCAGCACTATCTTTGGGTAAAAGAGCGCGGTCGAAGCTACACCAAAGGACCTGATGGTAGCATCAAAAAAATCATTGGTTTCATGGTCGATATTAGCCCCCAGAAAGCATTAGAAGAACATCTGCGCAACCAAGCTACTTTCGATGAACTAACAGGCTTGCTCACCCGTGGCGCCGCGCTGACACACTTCAAAAAACAATTGGGGTTGGCAAAGCGTCAATATACGCCGTTAACCATGGCGAAAATCAACCTTGATGCAAATGAACGCCTAAGCAAGCTCCCAATGGAAGCACGCAATATAGCCATTCAAACTTCCGCTCGCTATATTTATAAAAAAATCCGCGAGGCCGATGTATTGGCACGGGTAGAGCCTGACAAACTGCTGTTGTTACTACCTAATACCAGTGTAAAAGATGCCAAGACATTGTTAAAACATATCATCAACCCTACAGAAGATGAGAAGTCTGTCTTATTTGAAGGCAACTCAGATCCACTGGACTTCTGCGTTGGTATCGCCGCTTTTCCAGAAGATGGTGAAACGATAGAAGAATTGGCTCTTAGCGCAAATCAAGCGGTTGAAAATGGACAAGCTTCTTGTAAACAAATTGTGGTTAACTAA